The following are encoded in a window of Arthrobacter woluwensis genomic DNA:
- a CDS encoding TrmH family RNA methyltransferase yields MPFIALENASDPRIADYRNLTDVQLRLKTEPERGLYIAESSRVVRRAIAAGHRPRSFFLTEKWIKDLADVLEQFPDVPAYVGESAVLEEITGFHLHRGALAAMERPAPRALQEVLDGARRVAVLEDITDHTNLGAMFRSAAGLGIDAVLVTPRCADPLYRRSIRVSMGTVFQVPWARLDSWPEGIEELQAAGFTVAAMELTPESLTIDALAARSPERLALILGTEGAGVTPEALEAADVAVEIPMRPGVDSLNVAAASAVAFWELRAR; encoded by the coding sequence GTGCCCTTCATCGCCCTTGAGAATGCCTCCGATCCCCGGATCGCCGACTACCGCAACCTCACCGACGTCCAGCTGCGCCTGAAGACCGAACCCGAGCGCGGCCTCTACATCGCGGAGTCGTCCCGCGTGGTGCGGCGGGCCATCGCCGCAGGTCACCGGCCCCGGTCCTTCTTCCTCACGGAGAAGTGGATCAAGGATCTCGCCGACGTCCTGGAACAGTTCCCCGACGTCCCGGCGTACGTGGGGGAATCCGCGGTCTTGGAGGAGATCACCGGCTTCCACCTCCACCGGGGAGCTCTGGCCGCCATGGAGCGTCCCGCGCCCCGTGCGCTGCAGGAAGTGCTCGACGGCGCGCGGCGGGTCGCCGTGCTGGAGGACATCACGGACCACACGAACCTCGGGGCCATGTTCCGCAGCGCCGCCGGCCTGGGCATTGACGCGGTGCTGGTGACGCCGCGCTGCGCCGACCCGCTCTACCGCCGATCGATCCGCGTGAGCATGGGCACGGTCTTCCAGGTGCCGTGGGCCCGCCTGGACTCGTGGCCCGAGGGGATCGAAGAGCTGCAGGCCGCGGGCTTCACCGTGGCCGCGATGGAGCTCACCCCGGAATCCCTGACCATCGACGCCCTCGCGGCGCGCAGCCCGGAGCGGCTCGCCCTGATCCTCGGGACCGAGGGCGCCGGCGTCACGCCCGAGGCGCTGGAGGCCGCCGACGTCGCGGTGGAGATCCCGATGCGGCCCGGCGTGGACTCGCTCAATGTGGCCGCGGCGTCCGCCGTCGCGTTCTGGGAGCTGCGGGCGCGCTGA
- a CDS encoding sulfite exporter TauE/SafE family protein, which yields MEWLHGALIFLAGIWAGTINTVVGSGTLVTFPVLVALGTAPVTASISNAMGLIAGNVSGALGYRKQLQGRWRSLATLMPASLLGGVTGAYLLLHLPEEVFQYVAPVLIVCALLLVVFQPRLQRWVRNREQVPGNALKDKNHGVLLLVLVFLAGVYGGYFVAAQGVLLVGILGVFMAGTMQQANAMKNFLVLAVNVVAAVSYLLFAFDRISWPVVALIAVSSLIGGLLGAKIGQKLKPVVLRTVIVVLGLLALAVMLGKLLA from the coding sequence ATGGAGTGGCTGCACGGCGCGCTGATCTTCCTCGCGGGCATCTGGGCCGGGACCATCAACACGGTGGTGGGCTCGGGCACGCTCGTGACGTTCCCCGTGCTGGTCGCGCTGGGAACAGCCCCCGTGACGGCGTCCATCAGCAACGCCATGGGCCTGATCGCCGGCAACGTCTCCGGAGCCCTCGGGTACCGGAAGCAGCTCCAGGGCCGCTGGCGGTCGCTGGCCACCCTCATGCCGGCCTCGCTGCTCGGCGGGGTCACCGGCGCCTACCTCCTGCTGCACCTCCCGGAGGAGGTGTTCCAGTACGTCGCCCCGGTGCTGATCGTGTGCGCACTCCTCCTGGTGGTCTTCCAGCCCCGGCTGCAGCGCTGGGTCCGGAACCGCGAGCAGGTGCCCGGCAACGCCCTCAAGGACAAGAACCACGGAGTCCTGCTCCTGGTCCTGGTGTTCCTGGCCGGCGTCTACGGAGGCTACTTCGTAGCCGCGCAGGGCGTGCTGCTGGTGGGCATCCTCGGGGTCTTCATGGCCGGCACCATGCAGCAGGCCAACGCGATGAAGAACTTCCTGGTCCTGGCGGTGAACGTCGTCGCGGCGGTGTCCTATCTGCTGTTCGCCTTCGACCGGATCAGCTGGCCCGTGGTGGCTCTCATCGCGGTCTCCTCCCTGATCGGTGGTCTGCTGGGCGCGAAGATCGGGCAGAAGCTCAAGCCGGTGGTGCTCCGCACCGTGATCGTGGTGCTGGGCCTCCTGGCACTGGCCGTGATGCTGGGCAAGCTGCTGGCATAA
- a CDS encoding ABC transporter ATP-binding protein gives MSEVLQLSHVSVRRGRKTLLNDVSWQVNDGERWVVLGPNGAGKTTLLQLAGARMHPSDGTVDILDERLGRVDVFELRPRIGLSSAALANHIPEDETVLNVVVTAAYGVTGRWREGYERADERRAFRLLNAWGMGPLLNRQFATLSEGERKRTQIARALMTDPELLLLDEPGAGLDLGGREELVAELSKLAADPMSPVTILVTHHLEEVPPSFTHALLLRDGEVVTAGPIADVLTEDHLSATFGLPLTVTHDAGRYTARARA, from the coding sequence ATGAGTGAAGTCCTCCAGTTGAGCCATGTCTCGGTGCGCCGGGGCCGGAAAACACTTCTGAACGATGTTTCCTGGCAGGTCAACGACGGCGAGCGGTGGGTGGTGCTCGGTCCGAACGGCGCGGGCAAGACCACGCTGCTCCAGCTGGCGGGTGCGCGGATGCACCCGAGCGACGGCACCGTGGACATCCTCGACGAGCGCCTCGGCCGCGTGGACGTCTTCGAACTGCGTCCCCGGATCGGACTGTCCTCGGCCGCCCTGGCCAATCACATCCCGGAGGACGAGACCGTCCTCAACGTGGTCGTCACCGCGGCCTACGGCGTGACCGGCCGCTGGCGTGAGGGCTACGAACGCGCCGATGAGCGCCGCGCCTTCCGCCTCCTGAACGCCTGGGGGATGGGCCCCCTCCTCAACCGGCAGTTCGCCACGCTGAGTGAAGGCGAACGCAAGCGCACCCAGATCGCGCGTGCCCTCATGACCGACCCCGAGCTGCTCCTCCTCGACGAGCCCGGCGCCGGCCTGGATCTCGGCGGACGCGAGGAGCTCGTCGCCGAGCTGTCCAAGCTCGCCGCCGACCCGATGTCCCCGGTGACCATCCTGGTGACGCATCACCTGGAGGAGGTCCCGCCGTCGTTCACGCATGCTCTGCTGCTGCGCGACGGCGAGGTGGTGACCGCCGGTCCGATCGCCGACGTGCTGACCGAGGACCACCTCAGCGCCACCTTCGGCCTGCCGCTGACCGTCACGCACGACGCCGGACGGTACACCGCCCGCGCCCGCGCCTAG
- the arr gene encoding NAD(+)--rifampin ADP-ribosyltransferase has protein sequence MSEALDEGPFYHGTKADLKAGDLLTAGFRSNYKPEIVMNHIYFTALRDGAGLAAELAAGEGEPRVYLVEPTGEFENDPNVTDKKFPGNPTRSYRSTEPLRILGEVTDWTRLTPEALQGWRDRLAAIRADERAEIIN, from the coding sequence ATGAGCGAAGCACTGGATGAGGGGCCGTTCTATCACGGCACCAAGGCCGATCTGAAGGCCGGCGATCTTCTCACGGCGGGGTTCCGGTCCAATTACAAGCCGGAGATCGTGATGAACCACATCTACTTCACCGCGCTGCGGGACGGGGCCGGGCTGGCCGCCGAGCTCGCCGCGGGGGAGGGCGAACCGCGGGTGTATCTCGTGGAGCCGACCGGCGAGTTCGAAAACGATCCGAACGTCACGGACAAGAAGTTCCCCGGCAACCCCACCCGCTCCTACCGCAGCACGGAACCCCTTCGGATCCTCGGCGAAGTGACCGACTGGACACGCCTGACCCCGGAGGCGCTTCAGGGCTGGCGGGACCGGCTCGCGGCCATCCGAGCGGACGAGCGTGCG